A single region of the Kwoniella botswanensis chromosome 1, complete sequence genome encodes:
- a CDS encoding eukaryotic translation initiation factor 3 subunit K — MAVAVPKKNLSEWHSPSTRPEVIHELIHGVDRYNPTNLPFMEEYLLSQIKEGQYDLFANLAILKLYQFNPQHSNPDIIIHILIKALSSTVHGPDFNLSLGLLREPTAILHDIESDDEALSILMPYLTNLHELIRTCQFTKFWKEFNGESEAANILKTRYLPSHSTPIDDLRFQFSLSIASCFSTISLNQLSRWLDLSSSEVSGYVEKIGWNVEGDKAVVPKNGDNDVKAGVVKENVQLSQLTKLVAAAGY; from the exons ATGGCAGTAGCAGTaccaaagaagaacttgAGCGAATGGCACTCTCCATCAACCCGACCAGAGGTGATTCACGAGTTGATCCatggtgttg ATCGATATAACCCCACCAACCTCCCTTTTATGGAAGAATACCTCTTATCTCAgatcaaagaaggtcaaTATGACTTGTTCGCCAATTTAGCTATATTGAAATTATATCAATTCAACCCTCAACATTCTAAtccagatatcatcattcacatATTGATCAAAGCATTGAGCTCAACTGTACATGGACCAGACTTCAACTTGTCATTGGGTCTGTTGAGAGAACCTACG GCAATCCTCCACGATATCGAATCAGATGACGAGGCGTTGTCAATCTTGATGCCCTATTTGACGAATCTGCACGAGTTGATCAGGACTTGTCAATTCACCAAGTTCTGGAAAGAGTTCAACGGTGAATCAGAAGCTGCCAATA TTCTCAAAACCCGATATCTCCCTTCGCATTCCACCCCCATCGATGACCTCCGATTCCAGTTCTCCCTCTCTATAGCCTCATGCTTCTCTACCATTTCTCTCAACCAACTTTCAAGATGGTTAgatctctcttcatccgaggTGAGCGGGTACGTAGAGAAGATCGGATGGAATGTCGAAGGTGATAAGGCGGTGGTACCGAAGAATGGTGACAATGATGTTAAAGCTGGTGTGGTCAAGGAGAATGTTCAATTGAGTC AATTGACAAAACTCGTGGCTGCTGCTGGATACTAG